The Acidimicrobiales bacterium genome includes a window with the following:
- a CDS encoding cytochrome P450: MTSDIPATTLLDPAVIDDPYPFYRRLHEAAPVWLVPGTEVCVVGSFAAVVEATGRIDDFSSSMHHFLYRDDEGLPARLPFGDGTQVLAVADPPVHKVHRQAVFPDLMARRMAGLEPEITGVTDRCLDDALAQRRVDFMSAVGNVVPITMITHLIGFRDHDLASLLQAAFDSTAQVGARVTLDELNALLVESAKTYGWIAEQLTAYGADAEHEILGTIARAVRDGAMDESDAVIVLQTLLSAGGESTTSLLGNSVRILAERPELQQHLRARPGLVATFVEEVLRLESPFRFLPRHTPHATHLAGVDLPAATTVLLMWGAANRDPAEFDAPDDLRLDRRTPRHHLAFGRGIHHCVGAPLARIEARVVLTTLLARSTSFRLDPDRTPRWFDSLQVRRHEHLPIVIDAR; encoded by the coding sequence ATGACCTCGGACATCCCGGCCACGACGCTGCTCGACCCCGCGGTGATCGACGATCCGTACCCCTTCTACCGGCGGCTCCACGAGGCGGCGCCGGTGTGGCTGGTTCCGGGCACCGAGGTGTGCGTTGTCGGCTCGTTCGCCGCGGTCGTCGAGGCCACCGGTCGCATCGACGACTTCTCGTCGAGCATGCACCACTTCCTCTACCGCGACGACGAGGGGCTCCCCGCCCGCCTTCCGTTCGGCGACGGGACCCAGGTCCTCGCGGTGGCGGATCCCCCGGTGCACAAGGTGCACCGCCAGGCCGTGTTCCCCGACCTCATGGCGAGACGGATGGCCGGCCTCGAACCCGAGATCACCGGCGTGACCGATCGGTGCCTCGACGATGCGCTCGCCCAGCGGAGGGTCGATTTCATGTCCGCCGTGGGCAACGTCGTGCCCATCACGATGATCACGCACCTGATCGGGTTCCGTGACCACGACCTCGCCAGCCTGCTGCAAGCCGCGTTCGACTCCACCGCCCAGGTCGGCGCCCGGGTCACCCTCGATGAGCTGAACGCCCTGCTCGTCGAGAGCGCCAAGACCTACGGATGGATCGCCGAGCAGCTCACCGCCTACGGCGCCGACGCCGAACACGAGATCCTCGGCACGATCGCCCGGGCCGTACGCGACGGAGCGATGGACGAGAGCGACGCCGTCATCGTCCTCCAGACCCTCCTGAGCGCGGGCGGTGAATCGACCACCAGCCTGCTCGGCAACTCGGTCCGCATCCTCGCCGAACGCCCCGAGCTGCAACAGCACCTCCGGGCTCGTCCCGGGCTCGTCGCGACGTTCGTCGAGGAGGTCCTGCGCCTCGAGTCACCCTTCCGGTTCCTGCCCCGCCACACCCCCCACGCCACCCACCTCGCCGGCGTCGACCTGCCCGCAGCCACCACGGTGCTGTTGATGTGGGGCGCCGCCAACCGCGACCCCGCCGAGTTCGACGCACCCGACGACCTGCGCCTCGACCGCCGCACACCCCGCCACCACCTCGCCTTCGGGCGCGGCATCCACCACTGCGTCGGCGCCCCCCTCGCCCGCATCGAAGCCCGCGTCGTGCTCACCACGCTGCTCGCCCGCTCCACGTCGTTCCGACTCGACCCCGACCGCACACCGCGATGGTTCGACAGCCTCCAGGTGCGCCGCCACGAGCACCTCCCGATCGTCATCGACGCCCGATGA
- a CDS encoding alpha/beta hydrolase: MTDHPVASEAMAAILQLGPTIALPDAESIEARRATVAAALTGPLAAGTIADEAPLGGRPALWIHPATPVAPDATGPIALYLHGGAFEVGSPTAYQAFCSNIALSLDATVVVPDYRLAPEHPFPAAVDDALAAYRDLLDTGHPPSTIALVGDSAGGGLVLSCLLAAHRAELPQPAVAVGISTWADLTLEADAHQRCATTDPFVTTAMLRRAARHYLLDTDPRDPLASPVHAPPDELARLAPILLLAAANEVLADDSSTMAGRIARAGGDITLDLFPTAFHAWPLAGDSIPESRDALEHLTRFIRERWHRGPV, from the coding sequence ATGACCGACCACCCCGTGGCCAGCGAAGCGATGGCCGCCATCCTGCAACTCGGGCCCACCATCGCCCTCCCCGACGCCGAGTCGATCGAGGCCAGACGGGCAACCGTGGCCGCCGCGCTCACCGGGCCACTCGCCGCGGGGACCATCGCCGACGAAGCGCCCCTCGGCGGCCGACCCGCGCTCTGGATCCACCCCGCCACGCCCGTCGCCCCCGACGCGACGGGACCGATCGCCCTGTACCTGCACGGCGGCGCCTTCGAGGTCGGCTCACCCACCGCCTACCAGGCGTTCTGCTCGAACATCGCCCTCAGCCTCGACGCCACCGTCGTCGTGCCCGACTACCGCCTCGCCCCCGAGCACCCCTTCCCCGCAGCCGTCGACGACGCCCTCGCCGCCTACCGCGACCTGCTCGACACCGGGCACCCACCGTCGACCATCGCGCTCGTCGGCGACTCCGCGGGCGGTGGGCTCGTGCTGTCCTGCCTCCTCGCCGCGCACCGCGCTGAGCTCCCCCAACCGGCCGTAGCCGTCGGGATCTCCACCTGGGCCGACCTCACCCTCGAAGCCGACGCCCACCAGCGCTGCGCCACCACCGACCCCTTCGTCACCACCGCGATGCTCCGGCGCGCCGCCCGGCACTACCTCCTCGACACCGACCCACGCGACCCGCTGGCGTCACCCGTGCACGCGCCACCCGACGAGCTGGCCCGCCTGGCCCCCATCCTGCTGCTGGCCGCCGCCAACGAGGTGCTCGCCGACGACTCGTCGACCATGGCCGGACGCATCGCCCGCGCCGGCGGCGACATCACCCTCGACCTGTTCCCGACGGCCTTCCACGCCTGGCCCCTCGCCGGCGACAGCATCCCCGAATCCCGCGACGCGCTCGAACACCTCACCCGATTCATCCGCGAGCGTTGGCACCGAGGCCCTGTCTGA